One genomic window of Agrobacterium vitis includes the following:
- a CDS encoding dihydroorotase: MSDFDRVVRGTLVTEDGITENGFVAIRDGIIAALGSGSAPAAREVDDFGSALILPGIIDGQVHSRSQKDQEDFIWSTRSAAAGGVTTIVDMPYDAGGKLICTAELLTEKAESAAEQARVDFALYGTIRPSDGPKHITEMADSGAAGFKFSTFETDPNRFPRIPTPLLYAAFAEVAKTGLIAGVHNENDECVKVWSEAVKATGRTDYLTHGESRPPIAETLAIAEVYEIAAATGCPAHIVHCSVGRGYELAQAYRAQGVDATIEACIHYLVCSEEEDVSRLLGRAKCNPPIRSAKEREKLWQHLAAGHITIVSTDHVSWSLAAKSATVMLENSSGMPGLEVLSSLLLDGLTDRGLPLTHAAKLLCGNPARLFRLTAQKGALAIGLDADIAVFAERPRIYDAATSGHNVVGWSPYEGKRIRHAAIATFLRGQMIFDGKDVLAAPGTGRFIKPTRALSKVA, encoded by the coding sequence ATGAGTGATTTCGACAGAGTGGTGCGCGGAACCCTCGTAACCGAGGACGGGATCACTGAAAACGGCTTTGTGGCAATCCGCGATGGTATCATCGCAGCCCTTGGAAGCGGTTCTGCTCCAGCGGCCAGAGAGGTCGATGATTTCGGCTCGGCGCTGATCCTGCCCGGTATCATTGATGGACAGGTCCATTCCCGTTCGCAAAAGGATCAGGAAGATTTTATCTGGTCCACCCGATCCGCTGCGGCAGGCGGTGTTACCACAATCGTCGATATGCCCTATGATGCTGGCGGAAAATTGATCTGCACGGCAGAGCTTTTGACCGAAAAGGCCGAAAGTGCGGCCGAGCAGGCCCGTGTGGATTTTGCGCTCTACGGCACCATTCGTCCTTCCGATGGTCCAAAGCACATTACTGAGATGGCAGATTCCGGGGCAGCAGGCTTTAAATTCTCAACCTTTGAGACCGATCCAAACCGTTTTCCGCGCATTCCAACGCCGCTGCTCTATGCCGCCTTTGCTGAAGTGGCCAAGACCGGATTGATTGCCGGTGTTCACAACGAAAATGACGAATGCGTCAAGGTCTGGAGCGAGGCGGTGAAGGCTACAGGTCGCACCGACTATCTGACCCATGGAGAAAGTCGCCCACCGATTGCCGAAACACTGGCCATCGCTGAGGTCTATGAGATTGCAGCCGCCACCGGATGCCCGGCCCATATTGTCCACTGCTCGGTTGGGCGCGGCTATGAGCTTGCTCAAGCCTACCGCGCCCAAGGTGTGGACGCGACGATTGAGGCCTGCATCCATTACCTCGTGTGTAGCGAGGAGGAAGACGTGTCGCGTCTGCTGGGTCGCGCAAAATGCAATCCGCCCATTCGATCCGCCAAAGAGCGCGAGAAGCTCTGGCAGCATTTGGCCGCAGGCCATATCACCATCGTTTCCACCGATCATGTATCGTGGAGCCTTGCGGCAAAATCCGCGACTGTGATGTTGGAAAATTCTTCCGGCATGCCGGGTCTTGAGGTGCTCTCCAGCCTACTGCTGGACGGTTTGACAGATCGTGGCCTGCCACTCACCCATGCCGCAAAACTGCTGTGCGGCAATCCGGCCCGGCTGTTTCGCCTGACCGCCCAAAAAGGCGCGCTGGCTATAGGGCTGGATGCCGATATTGCCGTCTTTGCGGAGCGGCCAAGAATTTACGATGCGGCGACCAGCGGCCATAACGTGGTGGGTTGGAGCCCCTATGAGGGCAAGCGTATCCGCCACGCGGCTATTGCAACCTTCCTGCGCGGCCAGATGATTTTTGACGGCAAGGATGTTCTGGCAGCACCCGGAACGGGCCGCTTTATCAAGCCCACCCGCGCCCTATCAAAAGTGGCTTGA
- a CDS encoding TIGR02444 family protein, with the protein MNNADDFANNAWTAMCNLYRAPKVAQFCVRLQDAYGIDVPLLLLLFYADQQGIGTDIQDLNTFLTDATSWREDVVKPLRTIRQGMKGRYTEHDEVQLRETVKALELRAEQVHVSRLARSFLPYAKPTEPSQMCGAYLLGCCVPEDECVEALLVFQTAANDSQIQEHDEERKLL; encoded by the coding sequence ATGAATAATGCTGATGATTTTGCAAACAATGCCTGGACAGCCATGTGCAATCTCTATCGCGCACCGAAAGTCGCGCAGTTTTGTGTTCGCTTGCAGGATGCTTACGGCATTGATGTGCCGCTGTTGTTGCTGCTGTTTTATGCCGATCAGCAAGGAATCGGCACGGATATCCAAGATTTGAATACATTCCTGACGGATGCGACTTCATGGCGTGAGGATGTTGTGAAGCCGCTGCGGACCATACGTCAGGGCATGAAGGGTCGCTACACGGAGCATGATGAGGTTCAGCTCCGTGAGACGGTCAAGGCACTGGAATTGCGGGCGGAACAAGTCCACGTCTCACGCCTCGCCCGCAGTTTTTTGCCGTATGCAAAACCAACGGAGCCAAGCCAGATGTGTGGCGCTTATCTCCTTGGCTGCTGCGTACCGGAGGACGAGTGCGTAGAGGCGCTTCTGGTTTTTCAAACCGCTGCCAATGACTCACAGATTCAAGAACATGACGAAGAAAGAAAGCTGCTATGA